A region of the Drosophila ananassae strain 14024-0371.13 chromosome XL, ASM1763931v2, whole genome shotgun sequence genome:
CACCCAGCGAACAGGTTATCCTTCTATTCGTCAAGCATAATGCAGTTGCACATGGAGTTCTCGCCCAGCTACGGCTACGAGCCATTCAAGAGACCGCCCCAGGGTCAGAGTGCAAGCATGTAAGCTGAATAGCTAAGGTTTTCGGTAAAATGTGCTCCCGAAGCTCATCCCTTGTCTTGCAGTCAGGACTCGGACGACTCGTGCTTTCAACGCGGATCCTACATTGAGCTGTCCTCTGGCGCCATACGCCGCGTGGAGGACATTCGCACAGAGGACTTTATACAGTCGGCGCTCCGCAACGAGCGCTTCGAACTGCGTGAGGCTACGGTGGTAAGGATCGACCACGGCACTGGCGGAGGAGATCACCAGGTGACCATCACCTTCAGCTACGACAACCAGCACGCCAAGGTGAGTTGGGAGTGAATTGTTGTGTATTTTTAGAAAGTATTTAAGATGGTAAAACATAAATTACGTTCTTCATCTTTTATAGGTAAACCTAGAGGTGGCGCCGGCCCATCCCCTGTTTGTTTATGGCCAAGGCTGGGCTTCGTGCAATCCGCAAGCGTCGCTGCAGCTGTACGAGCTCAGGTGTCAGCAACTGCAGGTGGGCGACATCTGCCTATCACTGGTTCCCCGCCAGCTACCCGTGGCTCCGGTGGCCCCATCCACTCCCGCTCTATCCCAAGTGCCAGAAACGGCTCCAGTTACAGCGAATGAGTATCCAGTTGCGGCCTCGTCCCCGCC
Encoded here:
- the LOC6503851 gene encoding ataxin-1-like translates to MVSHPANRLSFYSSSIMQLHMEFSPSYGYEPFKRPPQGQSASIQDSDDSCFQRGSYIELSSGAIRRVEDIRTEDFIQSALRNERFELREATVVRIDHGTGGGDHQVTITFSYDNQHAKVNLEVAPAHPLFVYGQGWASCNPQASLQLYELRCQQLQVGDICLSLVPRQLPVAPVAPSTPALSQVPETAPVTANEYPVAASSPPHGAYPVPPNRNPYQMYAQMANFVAAYTQHIIAEKMRQRSEEQNRSDFGAEFFYN